Below is a genomic region from Glaciihabitans sp. INWT7.
CTTCGCGGATTGCCCGAGGTGCCGATCTTGATGCGGCCGCGGAACAGGATGTAGTAGACGACATCCACACGCAGTGTCGACGCGTCTTGGTCGGGCAGGTCGCCGACCTTCCACTCGCAGATGGCGCAGAGCCAGCCCGAGGGGTAACGCACACCGAGTCGTGATCCGCAGGCGAGGCAGGGCGACGGCAGCCGGTCCGTCACGCCGACAGTCTGCACCACCCAGTCGTGGGCCACGAGAAGGTGTTCGCGGCATAGGCCGAGAGGGGCGGCGGGATCCGCCTC
It encodes:
- a CDS encoding GIY-YIG nuclease family protein, yielding MTQCVADDRGPCRSEADPAAPLGLCREHLLVAHDWVVQTVGVTDRLPSPCLACGSRLGVRYPSGWLCAICEWKVGDLPDQDASTLRVDVVYYILFRGRIKIGTSGNPRSRLASLPWEEVLAFERGDRLVEQRRHLQFASHRIPRTEWFERHDALLQHIDELQAGVDDPWAQYALWVSRRVALL